The following coding sequences lie in one Microbacterium sp. XT11 genomic window:
- a CDS encoding extracellular solute-binding protein translates to MSENPTVSRRQLLQFAGLGAAGLLLAGCMPSGGTGAGSPSSGAGGSGLSSGSFTATDFSFSSWSLTEEAAAPAIRALLDGYTKKNDVTITEVSFPYNEYFKQLMLQVRGGQFTGAAHVDVAWLASLAALGKLEDVSALTKGRGYTASALEAAQFDGTQYAFPWTIGAIGLVTNSEIMQRAGVEEFPVTIDDFEATLKKLKGLGGGLIPYAASTKAAQLKDILIWMQTFGSDLVKKGEVTIGDDASVEAVAWYKSLYDQGLIAADVDRFDARSLFAQGRAAMYDDAPVGRGAVTKDSPDPDLGSKLVAESRPVLKKGDTPRALVWGGAIVVVGGGDGTRTAADFAQWATSDLDAVLADYELRGLPPVTEDALSSKAVASDAFGSRFAEKITATATTNPFWQFPEYAQIETTIAERVQAVLVGQQSPKDAMAQAGEAAQKLIG, encoded by the coding sequence ATGTCAGAGAACCCCACCGTCTCCCGTCGTCAGCTGCTGCAGTTCGCCGGCCTCGGCGCCGCAGGCCTGCTGCTCGCGGGCTGCATGCCCAGCGGCGGCACCGGCGCCGGATCGCCGTCCTCCGGCGCCGGAGGCTCCGGCCTCAGCTCGGGCTCGTTCACCGCGACCGACTTCTCGTTCTCCAGCTGGTCGCTCACCGAAGAGGCCGCCGCCCCCGCGATCCGGGCGCTCCTCGACGGCTACACGAAGAAGAACGACGTCACGATCACCGAGGTCTCGTTCCCCTACAACGAGTACTTCAAGCAGCTGATGCTGCAGGTGCGCGGCGGCCAGTTCACCGGAGCCGCGCACGTCGACGTCGCCTGGCTCGCCTCCCTCGCCGCGCTCGGCAAGCTCGAAGACGTGTCGGCGCTCACGAAGGGCCGCGGGTACACGGCATCCGCCCTCGAGGCCGCGCAGTTCGACGGCACGCAGTACGCGTTCCCGTGGACCATCGGCGCGATCGGGCTCGTCACCAACTCGGAGATCATGCAGCGCGCCGGCGTGGAGGAGTTCCCCGTCACGATCGACGACTTCGAGGCCACCCTGAAGAAGCTCAAGGGCCTCGGCGGCGGCCTCATCCCCTACGCCGCGTCGACGAAGGCGGCCCAGCTGAAGGACATCCTCATCTGGATGCAGACCTTCGGCAGCGACCTCGTGAAGAAGGGCGAGGTGACGATCGGCGACGACGCCAGCGTCGAGGCCGTCGCCTGGTACAAGTCGCTGTACGACCAGGGCCTCATCGCCGCAGACGTCGACCGCTTCGACGCGCGCTCGCTGTTCGCGCAGGGCCGCGCCGCCATGTACGACGACGCCCCCGTCGGACGAGGCGCCGTCACCAAGGACTCGCCCGATCCCGATCTCGGCTCCAAGCTCGTCGCGGAGTCGCGGCCGGTGCTGAAGAAGGGCGACACCCCGCGCGCTCTCGTGTGGGGCGGCGCGATCGTCGTCGTCGGCGGCGGCGACGGCACGCGCACCGCGGCGGACTTCGCGCAGTGGGCCACGAGCGATCTCGACGCCGTGCTCGCCGACTACGAGCTCCGCGGGCTCCCGCCGGTCACCGAGGATGCGCTGTCGTCGAAGGCGGTCGCCTCGGATGCCTTCGGCTCGCGGTTCGCCGAGAAGATCACGGCCACCGCGACCACGAACCCGTTCTGGCAGTTCCCCGAGTACGCGCAGATCGAGACGACGATCGCGGAGCGCGTGCAGGCCGTGCTGGTCGGCCAGCAGAGCCCGAAGGACGCCATGGCACAGGCCGGCGAGGCCGCCCAGAAGCTGATCGGCTGA
- a CDS encoding BNR-4 repeat-containing protein — MSLLRSAAVVAASVAAVLASGSAAVAGVHPASVETVPVTVDSSNQSGWWNPLAVVDGVTYFAYNVPGSASDRHQVHLGARAADGTWTSGCLRTADGACADFLDDNGHNQPSIAIDGDGVIHAFVSMHHEDWNYFRSATPGDVTSLVDVSSEMPDAGAAISYPVTAPGADGDVWLMVRVGADAQGRRDGVLYHYDLASETWTRETVIGAAVGHSFYPDDLEVDATGLVHVLWEWGPWPADPYRHLGSYAVYDPAAHSFRDVTGAALPTPVRPDTPGAVVWRPYAEGEDIGSAVPAVQTAKMSLLDGQLQGIAYRYAPGAENDFDLLWTTWDGSSWQTETLADASALGGGVSTIAALDTTAAGSKTRVYGVIAVQDCGVVRSQVVMFESAAGRTGWAVEAIGDAVIGQQRLRAATTDAGTDVLYLSAPATPGGGTLRYAEVPRSGQKRSGGSLTDIVAALRGDSGGVNLARTGTATASSQLRADTGPERAIDGGCTDASRWISAASDTQPTITVEWDAAAPLDVVRVRSGYSVGPVESSVLRDFSVQLRTASGWVTIGTYDDNILPTVVADAQGLSADAVRLLITDPSASATDVARVYEIEAIAAP, encoded by the coding sequence ATGTCCCTCCTCCGCAGCGCGGCCGTGGTGGCCGCCTCCGTCGCCGCCGTCCTCGCGTCGGGATCGGCCGCCGTCGCCGGCGTGCACCCTGCGTCCGTCGAGACCGTGCCTGTCACGGTCGACAGCTCCAACCAGTCCGGCTGGTGGAACCCGTTGGCGGTCGTCGACGGCGTGACCTACTTCGCCTACAACGTGCCGGGATCGGCATCCGACCGCCATCAGGTGCACCTGGGCGCGCGGGCCGCCGACGGCACGTGGACGTCGGGATGCCTGCGCACCGCCGACGGCGCATGCGCGGACTTCCTCGACGACAACGGCCACAACCAGCCCTCCATCGCGATCGACGGCGACGGCGTGATCCACGCGTTCGTGTCGATGCACCACGAGGACTGGAACTACTTCCGTTCGGCCACGCCGGGCGACGTCACCTCGCTCGTCGACGTGTCGTCGGAGATGCCGGATGCCGGTGCCGCGATCTCCTATCCCGTCACCGCTCCCGGTGCCGACGGCGACGTCTGGCTCATGGTGCGGGTCGGCGCCGACGCGCAGGGACGCCGCGACGGCGTGCTCTACCACTACGACCTCGCGTCGGAGACCTGGACGCGCGAGACCGTGATCGGCGCCGCGGTCGGCCACTCCTTCTACCCCGACGACCTGGAGGTCGATGCCACCGGTCTCGTGCACGTGCTGTGGGAGTGGGGTCCGTGGCCGGCCGACCCGTACCGCCACCTCGGCTCGTACGCCGTCTACGACCCGGCCGCGCACTCCTTCCGTGACGTGACGGGAGCCGCGCTCCCCACACCCGTCCGACCCGACACCCCCGGTGCCGTGGTGTGGCGCCCCTACGCTGAGGGCGAGGACATCGGCAGCGCCGTGCCCGCCGTGCAGACGGCGAAGATGTCGCTCCTCGACGGGCAGCTCCAGGGCATCGCCTATCGCTACGCGCCCGGCGCCGAGAACGACTTCGACCTGCTCTGGACGACGTGGGACGGCTCGTCGTGGCAGACCGAGACCCTCGCCGACGCCTCGGCCCTCGGCGGCGGGGTCTCGACGATCGCGGCGCTCGACACCACCGCCGCCGGCTCGAAGACCCGCGTGTACGGCGTGATCGCCGTGCAGGACTGCGGCGTCGTGCGCAGCCAGGTCGTGATGTTCGAGTCGGCCGCCGGCCGCACCGGCTGGGCCGTCGAGGCCATCGGCGACGCCGTGATCGGTCAGCAGCGTCTGCGGGCCGCCACGACGGATGCCGGCACGGATGTGCTCTATCTCAGCGCTCCCGCGACGCCCGGAGGAGGCACGCTGCGCTACGCCGAGGTGCCGCGGTCGGGGCAGAAGCGCAGCGGAGGCTCGCTCACGGACATCGTCGCGGCGCTGCGCGGAGACTCCGGCGGCGTGAACCTCGCGCGCACCGGCACGGCCACGGCGTCGTCGCAGCTGCGCGCCGACACGGGTCCGGAGCGCGCGATCGACGGCGGCTGCACCGATGCGAGCCGCTGGATCTCGGCGGCATCCGACACCCAGCCGACGATCACGGTGGAGTGGGATGCCGCGGCTCCCCTCGACGTCGTGCGCGTGCGCAGCGGCTACTCGGTCGGCCCGGTGGAGTCGTCGGTGCTGCGCGACTTCAGCGTGCAGCTGCGCACCGCGTCGGGCTGGGTCACGATCGGCACGTATGACGACAACATCCTCCCGACGGTCGTCGCCGATGCGCAGGGGCTCTCGGCGGATGCCGTGCGCCTGCTCATCACCGACCCCTCGGCGTCGGCCACCGACGTCGCCCGCGTGTACGAGATCGAAGCGATCGCGGCACCCTGA
- a CDS encoding carbohydrate ABC transporter permease: MTAVLDEKTVSAPAAAPEQPRRRRGRADKRAATVSAWVAVVVFGGFALLPVYWLLATSLTPRTEVFSYPPKLFPTSITLDAYAALAGNPALFGYLRNSILVSVITAVLSVLVSAYMGYAFSKFRYRGRRSLMYFVLASQMFPQALLLITLYAVFAAYGLLNTYTALVLSFTTFTLPLCVWMLKGFFDTIPDELIEAARVDGASRMRIIHSIVMPLAAPGLVAAGLFAFVRGWNDFIFALTLAGPDKQTLPPGLVNTFIGEASTAWPELMAASLVVSLPVAIAFIALQRFLVGGLTAGAVKG; this comes from the coding sequence ATGACCGCCGTGCTCGACGAGAAGACGGTGTCCGCACCGGCCGCCGCACCCGAGCAGCCGCGCCGACGCCGAGGACGTGCAGACAAGCGCGCTGCGACCGTCAGCGCCTGGGTGGCCGTCGTCGTCTTCGGCGGCTTCGCCCTCCTGCCCGTGTACTGGCTGCTGGCGACGTCGCTGACGCCCAGGACCGAGGTGTTCTCGTACCCGCCGAAGCTGTTCCCCACCTCGATCACCCTCGACGCCTACGCCGCCCTGGCTGGCAACCCCGCGCTGTTCGGCTACCTGCGCAACAGCATCCTCGTGTCGGTGATCACCGCCGTGCTCTCGGTGCTCGTGTCGGCCTACATGGGCTACGCCTTCTCGAAGTTCCGCTACCGCGGGCGGCGCAGCCTGATGTACTTCGTCCTCGCGTCGCAGATGTTCCCGCAGGCGCTGCTGCTCATCACGCTGTACGCGGTGTTCGCGGCCTACGGACTGCTGAACACCTACACGGCGCTCGTGCTGTCGTTCACGACCTTCACGCTCCCGCTGTGCGTGTGGATGCTCAAGGGCTTCTTCGACACCATCCCCGACGAGCTCATCGAGGCCGCGCGCGTCGACGGCGCGTCGCGCATGCGCATCATCCACTCCATCGTGATGCCCCTCGCGGCACCCGGACTCGTCGCCGCCGGCCTGTTCGCCTTCGTGCGCGGCTGGAACGACTTCATCTTCGCGCTCACGCTCGCCGGTCCCGACAAGCAGACGCTGCCGCCGGGTCTCGTGAACACGTTCATCGGCGAGGCGTCGACGGCGTGGCCGGAGCTCATGGCCGCCTCGCTCGTCGTGTCGCTCCCCGTCGCCATCGCGTTCATCGCCCTCCAGCGCTTCCTCGTCGGCGGCCTCACCGCCGGCGCGGTCAAGGGCTGA
- a CDS encoding Ig-like domain-containing protein, with protein sequence MKRVLATLALAAVFGSALAAADPSAAIAADGAALYIAPGGDDSASGAQDAPLATLEGARDRIRQLKQQGGLPDGGLTVYLREGEYQRSASFEIGAEDSGTADAPITYRSYPGETATLTGGRDLPRDAFAPVTDTAVTGRIVEESARDRVLGVDLAALGLTDYGQLSRHGYWLANDVSTTPPMELYIDGQGMTLARWPNADAATPTVQMGDIIDPGPTRKDPDLQERGGTFTYGYDRPKYWTAATDVWLDGIFGYSWEWSYNKIEKIDTEAKTITLRYGEMSGIMKSWFPDFHFAQNLLEELDAPGEYYIDRAAGKLYLIPNAAFAAGRGDVTVTTLSEPMLRADGASYVNFDDLVLEYGRATAAVILGGSHVTISHSDIRNFSDGGVLINSPGRYTYDGIPVNRGGRDHAVTDSRIRHIGGVGVVLQGGDKTTLEPGRNRVENSEIADFAYYHKAYNPGVMFDGVGNVARGNEIHDAPHPGIIVHGNDHLFEKNEVYDVCKMFHDLGAIYMNSGKTPQQRGHVFRENYFHDIGVGMSGVEGIYADNFTWDLQIEKNIFVNMGNSAIKSGSADYIEARNNIFVDAYAPYDNYEQWMGDQEGNVVDRDYMPAWRQVFEDNNDFVGTPYLEKYPELAHFFEDNHYYPDHSTFAQNVVWNPNRTPIAGINDQGAKDGKNLLNYEDNWVATADPGFVDAAGGDYTLRPDAAVFSQIPGFEAIDFASIGTHGHLGQTQQPQSVPLEAIAFESSTLTLDAGDEVRVRAVPLPWNADDAAVSYTSADPAVATVSATGVVLGAGPGTTTITAAAKSDASKTATIEVIVEEGDGVLHFTDFESGANGWPTDPNRSIQVAADGDRVYRILKGANAQLPRDFTQFVLDFDVTTPAGATVANSGMIIYDRNGKGGGYIRYRNAAAGPTWTIFDDAWKVVAEKVLPADQGLAAGATSHVRIAVQDGRIRIAVNGQIVLEGADPGPGAAGRVGFYVENYPSLDFDDIGFSLSGVPVTGVVVDSEQVALNVGERRTVSASVTPEDASDARIAWSTADPAVATVADGRIAGVAAGTTTVTATSVADPSLSASVTVTVTDAEYPVTRLDAQLRDAANWTTSDVIAVDDAGVHISGQGVHGYEAERFGDTLLQVEADFGAFDGGWYGFQVRSDQTGLPAWQNSNTGYLVVIKEDTIEFQSWTPGQTMLDVIPNTVIAPNSTHRIEFGAVSEPGGTRVVLRVDDRTVWNVLDARENLRIGADGFFNVYHYGKTNTFTVRPTPPPATVTGICWAPEADPKTRYVRGEQLDVSGMLLGVRWSDGSMTRQQVEADMVSGFDSRKVHPHQTLTVTYEGATVTLDISVRPKLKDDEEDVPRCE encoded by the coding sequence ATGAAGCGTGTGCTGGCAACTCTCGCCCTGGCCGCCGTGTTCGGATCGGCGCTCGCCGCCGCGGACCCGTCCGCCGCGATCGCGGCCGACGGCGCGGCCCTCTACATCGCGCCGGGAGGTGACGACTCGGCATCCGGCGCGCAGGACGCGCCGCTGGCGACGCTGGAAGGCGCTCGCGACCGCATCCGTCAGCTGAAACAGCAGGGCGGCCTGCCCGACGGCGGGCTCACCGTGTATCTGCGTGAAGGTGAATACCAGCGATCGGCCTCCTTCGAGATCGGCGCTGAGGACTCGGGCACGGCCGACGCGCCCATCACCTACCGCTCCTACCCGGGCGAGACCGCGACCCTCACCGGTGGGCGCGACCTCCCGCGCGACGCGTTCGCCCCGGTCACCGACACCGCCGTGACCGGACGGATCGTGGAGGAGTCGGCCCGCGACCGCGTGCTCGGAGTCGACCTCGCCGCCCTCGGTCTCACCGATTACGGTCAGCTCAGCCGGCACGGCTACTGGCTCGCGAACGACGTCAGCACGACCCCGCCCATGGAGCTGTACATCGACGGCCAGGGTATGACCCTCGCGCGCTGGCCCAACGCCGACGCGGCGACGCCCACGGTGCAGATGGGCGACATCATCGATCCCGGCCCCACGCGCAAGGACCCCGACCTGCAGGAGCGCGGAGGCACCTTCACCTACGGCTACGACCGCCCGAAGTACTGGACGGCGGCCACGGACGTCTGGCTCGACGGCATCTTCGGCTACAGCTGGGAGTGGTCGTACAACAAGATCGAGAAGATCGACACCGAGGCCAAGACGATCACGCTGCGGTACGGCGAGATGTCGGGAATCATGAAGAGCTGGTTCCCCGACTTCCACTTCGCGCAGAACCTGCTCGAAGAGCTCGACGCCCCCGGTGAGTACTACATCGACCGAGCGGCGGGGAAGCTCTACCTCATCCCCAACGCCGCGTTCGCCGCGGGGCGCGGCGACGTCACGGTCACGACGCTCAGCGAGCCGATGCTGCGAGCGGACGGCGCTTCGTATGTGAACTTCGACGACCTCGTGCTCGAGTACGGACGAGCCACGGCCGCCGTGATCCTCGGCGGGTCGCACGTGACCATCTCGCACAGCGACATCCGCAACTTCAGCGACGGCGGCGTGCTCATCAACTCGCCCGGCCGCTACACCTACGACGGCATCCCCGTGAACCGCGGCGGCCGCGACCACGCCGTCACCGACAGCCGCATCCGGCACATCGGCGGCGTCGGGGTCGTGCTGCAGGGCGGCGACAAGACGACGCTCGAGCCCGGGCGCAACCGCGTCGAGAACTCCGAGATCGCCGACTTCGCGTACTACCACAAGGCCTACAACCCCGGCGTGATGTTCGACGGCGTCGGCAACGTCGCCCGAGGCAACGAGATCCACGATGCCCCGCATCCGGGCATCATCGTGCACGGCAACGACCATCTCTTCGAGAAGAACGAGGTCTACGACGTGTGCAAGATGTTCCACGACCTCGGCGCGATCTACATGAACTCGGGCAAGACGCCGCAGCAGCGCGGTCACGTGTTCCGCGAGAACTACTTCCACGACATCGGCGTCGGCATGAGCGGCGTCGAGGGGATCTACGCAGACAACTTCACGTGGGACCTGCAGATCGAGAAGAACATCTTCGTCAACATGGGCAACAGCGCCATCAAGAGCGGCTCGGCCGACTACATCGAGGCGCGCAACAACATCTTCGTCGACGCGTACGCTCCCTACGACAACTACGAGCAGTGGATGGGCGACCAGGAGGGCAACGTCGTCGACCGCGACTACATGCCCGCGTGGCGCCAGGTCTTCGAGGACAACAACGACTTCGTCGGCACCCCGTACCTCGAGAAGTACCCGGAGCTCGCGCACTTCTTCGAGGACAACCACTACTACCCGGACCACAGCACCTTCGCCCAGAACGTGGTGTGGAACCCCAACCGCACACCCATCGCCGGCATCAACGACCAGGGCGCGAAGGACGGCAAGAACCTCCTGAACTACGAGGACAACTGGGTCGCGACGGCAGACCCCGGATTCGTCGACGCCGCGGGAGGCGACTACACCCTGCGGCCGGACGCCGCGGTGTTCTCGCAGATCCCCGGCTTCGAGGCCATCGACTTCGCATCCATCGGCACGCACGGGCACCTGGGGCAGACTCAGCAGCCGCAGTCCGTGCCGCTCGAGGCGATCGCGTTCGAGAGCAGCACGCTCACGCTCGACGCGGGCGACGAGGTGCGGGTTCGTGCCGTGCCGCTGCCGTGGAACGCCGACGACGCCGCCGTGTCGTACACCTCCGCCGACCCGGCCGTCGCCACCGTGTCGGCGACCGGAGTCGTGCTGGGAGCAGGACCAGGCACGACGACGATCACGGCTGCGGCGAAGAGCGACGCGTCGAAGACCGCGACGATCGAGGTGATCGTCGAGGAGGGCGACGGCGTGCTGCACTTCACCGACTTCGAGTCGGGCGCGAACGGCTGGCCGACCGATCCCAACCGCAGCATCCAGGTCGCCGCGGACGGCGACCGGGTCTACCGCATCCTGAAGGGGGCGAACGCCCAGCTGCCGCGCGACTTCACCCAGTTCGTGCTCGACTTCGACGTCACGACGCCCGCGGGGGCGACCGTCGCGAACTCCGGCATGATCATCTACGACCGCAACGGCAAGGGCGGCGGCTACATCCGGTACCGCAACGCGGCCGCCGGTCCGACGTGGACCATCTTCGACGACGCCTGGAAGGTCGTCGCCGAGAAGGTGCTCCCCGCCGACCAGGGGCTCGCGGCGGGAGCCACCTCTCACGTGCGCATCGCCGTGCAGGACGGGCGCATCCGCATCGCGGTGAACGGCCAGATCGTGCTCGAAGGCGCAGACCCCGGCCCCGGCGCCGCCGGGCGGGTCGGGTTCTACGTCGAGAACTACCCGTCGCTCGACTTCGACGACATCGGGTTCTCGCTCTCCGGCGTCCCCGTCACGGGCGTCGTCGTCGACAGCGAGCAGGTCGCGCTGAACGTCGGCGAGCGCAGGACGGTCTCGGCATCCGTGACACCCGAGGATGCCAGCGACGCCCGGATCGCCTGGAGCACGGCCGACCCCGCCGTGGCGACCGTCGCAGACGGACGCATCGCGGGCGTCGCCGCCGGCACGACGACCGTGACCGCGACCTCGGTGGCCGATCCGTCGCTGAGCGCGAGTGTGACGGTAACCGTGACGGATGCCGAGTATCCGGTGACGCGTCTCGACGCGCAGCTGCGCGACGCGGCGAACTGGACGACCTCTGACGTGATCGCGGTGGACGACGCCGGCGTGCACATCTCGGGACAGGGGGTGCACGGCTACGAGGCCGAGCGCTTCGGCGACACGCTGCTGCAGGTGGAGGCGGACTTCGGCGCCTTCGACGGCGGCTGGTACGGCTTCCAGGTGCGTTCCGACCAGACCGGCCTGCCGGCCTGGCAGAACTCCAACACCGGGTACCTCGTCGTCATCAAGGAGGACACGATCGAGTTCCAGAGCTGGACGCCTGGTCAGACGATGCTCGATGTGATCCCGAACACGGTGATCGCCCCGAACAGCACGCACCGCATCGAGTTCGGCGCGGTGTCGGAGCCCGGCGGCACGAGGGTGGTGCTGCGGGTCGACGACCGCACGGTGTGGAACGTGCTGGACGCGAGGGAGAACCTCCGCATCGGCGCCGACGGATTCTTCAACGTCTATCACTACGGCAAGACGAACACCTTCACCGTGCGACCGACGCCGCCGCCTGCCACGGTCACCGGCATCTGCTGGGCCCCCGAGGCGGACCCCAAGACGAGGTACGTGCGCGGCGAGCAGCTCGACGTCTCGGGGATGCTGCTCGGCGTGCGGTGGAGCGACGGCAGCATGACGCGGCAGCAGGTCGAAGCCGATATGGTGAGCGGGTTCGACAGCCGCAAGGTGCACCCGCACCAGACGCTGACGGTGACCTACGAGGGCGCCACGGTCACGCTCGACATCTCGGTGCGCCCGAAGCTCAAGGACGATGAGGAGGACGTGCCGCGATGCGAGTGA
- a CDS encoding carbohydrate ABC transporter permease — MFALLLTAPGLALLAAVVVYPLVTALITAFFRQSLVEPGREFVGLQNIVDVLTGEFFPLLSQTLVFTIGTTVAPFVVGFALALALNSRIRGAKVLRGLMLIPWLIPGVVVSFLWMWIFNANYGVLNAVLEAVGLIDEPQAWLAHPTTAMVAVIVAKTWQSFPWMMVMLLAGLQTVPVELHEAAEIDGAGTIRRFFSITVPQMRGIIGLVLLLEFIWNFQHFDIIYVLTGGGPAGSTETFATAVYQTAFDGFDLGHAGALGLLWMVLLMGLVVVYVRLSEKGEKR, encoded by the coding sequence ATGTTCGCCCTCCTGCTCACCGCACCCGGTCTCGCGCTCCTCGCCGCCGTGGTCGTGTATCCGCTGGTGACGGCGCTCATCACCGCCTTCTTCCGTCAGAGCCTCGTCGAGCCGGGCCGCGAGTTCGTCGGCCTGCAGAACATCGTCGACGTCCTCACCGGCGAGTTCTTCCCGCTGCTGTCGCAGACGCTCGTCTTCACGATCGGCACAACGGTCGCCCCGTTCGTCGTCGGCTTCGCCCTCGCGCTCGCGCTCAACAGCCGCATCCGCGGAGCCAAGGTCCTGCGCGGCCTCATGCTCATCCCGTGGCTCATCCCGGGCGTCGTGGTGTCGTTCCTGTGGATGTGGATCTTCAACGCCAACTACGGCGTGCTCAACGCCGTGCTCGAGGCCGTCGGGCTCATCGACGAGCCGCAGGCGTGGCTCGCGCATCCCACCACCGCCATGGTGGCCGTGATCGTCGCCAAGACCTGGCAGTCGTTCCCCTGGATGATGGTGATGCTGCTGGCCGGCCTGCAGACCGTTCCCGTCGAGCTCCACGAGGCTGCCGAGATCGACGGCGCAGGCACGATCCGGCGGTTCTTCTCGATCACCGTCCCGCAGATGCGGGGGATCATCGGCCTCGTGCTCCTGCTGGAGTTCATCTGGAACTTCCAGCACTTCGACATCATCTACGTGCTCACGGGCGGCGGGCCGGCCGGGTCGACCGAGACGTTCGCCACCGCCGTGTACCAGACCGCCTTCGACGGCTTCGACCTCGGGCACGCCGGTGCCCTCGGCCTGCTGTGGATGGTGCTGCTGATGGGCCTCGTCGTCGTGTACGTGCGCCTGTCCGAGAAGGGAGAGAAGCGATGA